The Phyllobacterium zundukense DNA segment CGGAACTCGTCGGCTTCCTTGCCGGTAACTAAGAGACACGGGCGGGGAAATGGCAGACCGCTATTACAATGAAAATGAGGAGGCGGACGAACACATTGCGACGTTCCCCATCATTCTTGCTTTGACACGGCCGCCGACGATCCTCGGTGTGCCGTATCTTTATGTGTGCTTAGAAGGCTTCACGGCGATGATGATCTATCTCGTCATGGGATCGATCCTGTGGCTGCCGGCAGCATTGGCAGTCTTTCATTCGCTTTTGTACGTCCTGTGCGTGAAGGGCGACCTGTGGTTCTTCGATATTTTGTTCAAACAGTCTGCCTGCGGGATCAATCCAGTCGGTCGCAAGATCGGCGGCGGCGTGCGGACATACGGGGGATAACATGATCTCGTTAGCGTTGAAATCATCATTAGTGAAGGGCTGGCAGGTCTTTGCGGACAAGTCGATTTCAACGCATGTGCCTTATCTACGTCCGATCGAGAATGGGATCGTCAGGACCAAGAATGGCTGTCTCGTTTCAACGATCAAGCTGAACGGCTTTTCGTTCGAAACCGCCGACATCGACACTATCAATCTGTTGCAGAAAAACCGGAACACGGCGTTTCGCTCGATCGCGTCGATTGGCAGTTTTTCGATCTACACCCATGTGGTCCGCCACAAGGTGAAACCGTCGCTCGCCTCGGATTTTTCTGACCCGTTCATAACCCGGATGGATGAGGTCTATCAGCGTCATATCTGGCGCAATGAGATGTTCGTCAACGACATCTACGTGACGCTTGTCATTCGGCCGATGTTCAAACAAGGATCGGCACTGTCGCAAGTTTTCTCAACCGGCAAGGGATCGCAGGAGCGGTCCATGCGCACGATGCGGGACAAGCTGGTCGAGGCAACGACGGCACTTGTAAAAGCGCTTGATGCCTATGGTCCCAAAGTTCTGCATGACGTCCAGCGATATGAGGTCGTCCTTGGAGATGGCAGGCGTCTCTATCGCGATGTCGTGCCGGAACAGGAATTGCCAGAGGGAACCAAACGCTACTGGTTCTCCGAGCAATCGGAGTTTTTCTATACGCTGCTCAACGGTGGCAGCGTGCGCCCGATGCGCCTCGGCGCCCTCCCCGTCGACCAGCTCTTGCCGGCACAGCGCACCTCTATTGGCAATCGCACCATCCGCCTGGAGGGCCTCTTGGCCGAGGATGAGCGTTTCGGTGCGATCGTATCGCTGAAGGAGTATCCCCCGGAAACGGGTGCGGGTATGCTGGATTATGTTCTGAAGCTTCCGCATGAAATGATCGTTACGCAGTCCCTGTCGTTCCTTGACGATGTGGTGGCTCGCGGCCGGATCGACCGTCTGGATCGACAATTGTC contains these protein-coding regions:
- a CDS encoding VirB3 family type IV secretion system protein, giving the protein MADRYYNENEEADEHIATFPIILALTRPPTILGVPYLYVCLEGFTAMMIYLVMGSILWLPAALAVFHSLLYVLCVKGDLWFFDILFKQSACGINPVGRKIGGGVRTYGG